One window of the Notolabrus celidotus isolate fNotCel1 chromosome 23, fNotCel1.pri, whole genome shotgun sequence genome contains the following:
- the ing2 gene encoding inhibitor of growth protein 2, which translates to MLGHHYPNTDKSQQLVNYVEDYLECVESLPLDIQRNVSLLREIDAKYQEVLKEVDEVFEKYKGEQDAAQRKRLQVQLQRALIISQELGDEKIHVVTQMTELVENRSRQMDSHSLCMQELSEAERLSTERRTSIQDSPAPERTSARRPRRQRNSESRDSNHPSANGSLVDDPVEELSIPPPREKKSKSAKKKKRKAKQERDASPVDFAIDPNEPTYCLCEQVSYGEMIGCDNDGCPIEWFHFSCVGLTYKPKGKWFCPKCRGDNEKTMDKSLDKNRKERRSR; encoded by the exons ATGTTAGGCCATCACTATCCGAACACCGACAAGTCGCAGCAACTGGTCAACTATGTGGAGGATTACCTGGAATGTGTGGAGTCCCTGCCTTTGGACATACAAAGAAATGTTTCCCTGCTCCGAGAAATCGATGCAAAGTATCAAG AGGTGCTGAAGGAGGTGGATGAGGTCTTTGAGAAGTACAAAGGTGAGCAGGATGCAGCTCAGAGGAAGCGTCTGCAGGTCCAGCTGCAGCGAGCACTTATCATCAGCCAGGAGCTCGGCGACGAGAAGATCCACGTGGTGACCCAGATGACGGAGCTGGTGGAGAACCGATCCCGTCAGATGGACTCGCACTCTCTGTGCATGCAGGAGCTGAGCGAGGCTGAACGCCTCTCCACAGAGCGCCGCACCAGTATCCAAGACTCTCCCGCTCCCGAACGCACCTCAGCTCGCCGTCCAAGACGACAGCGCAACAGCGAGAGCCGAGACTCTAACCACCCGTCTGCTAACGGCTCTCTGGTGGACGACCCCGTGGAGGAGCTGTCCATCCCGCCTCCCCGAGAGAAGAAGTCCAAGtctgcaaagaagaagaagcgtaAGGCCAAACAGGAGAGAGACGCCTCGCCGGTAGACTTCGCCATCGACCCCAACGAGCCGACGTACTGTCTCTGTGAGCAGGTGTCGTACGGCGAGATGATCGGCTGCGACAACGACGGGTGCCCCATCGAGTGGTTCCACTTCTCCTGCGTGGGGCTCACGTACAAACCCAAGGGGAAGTGGTTCTGCCCCAAATGCAGGGGGGACAACGAAAAGACGATGGACAAAAGCCtggacaaaaacagaaaggagCGCAGATCCAGGTAG
- the LOC117807381 gene encoding macrosialin-like, with protein MKSAAVFVFLAFCAISAMSLADDKDKFIPPVSVEPAGEFSQSPTKEPKTTKPQTTKPPTTKPPTTKPPTTKPPTTKPPTTKPPTTKPPTTKPPTTKPPTTKPPTTKPPTTKPPTTKPPTTKPPTTTPKPTTTPPKPTPSTNLTVGNYTLMGEKNVICLMAQMALQIRLVIPKDNGTFIVQPKATKAEGGCKDPKANLTLVFPEGFITFMFNKSAADDTVYVNSLSFSLVYPLSKTENKFNGFNSSVKLFTAKVGHSYSCKSESLYMGKGLYLDVTQDRMQAFNLTKSNEFGLPDPCPADQPDYRVAVAVGVTLLVLIVIVVLAYLLGRRRRTDGYQTL; from the exons ATGAAGAGCGCTGCTGTGTTCGTGTTTTTAGCCTTCTGTGCTATCTCAG CGATGTCTTTGGCTGATGATAAAGACAAATTCATTCCTCCTGTGTCTGTGGAACCTGCGGGTGAGTTCAGCCAATCACCTACAAAAGAACCTAAAACAACCAAGCCCCAAACAACCAAGCCTCCAACCACTAAGCCCCCAACAACCAAGCCTCCAACTACCAAGCCTCCAACAACCAAGCCACCAACTACCAAGCCACCAACAACCAAGCCACCAACAACCAAGCCTCCAACAACCAAGCCACCAACAACCAAGCCACCAACAACCAAGCCACCAACAACCAAGCCTCCAACAACCAAGCCACCAACAACCAAGCCACCAACTACCACCCCCAAGCCTACTACAACACCACCTAAACCTACCCCCTCCACCAACTTGACTGTAGGAAACTACACCCTGATGGGGGAGAAAAATGTTATCTGCCTGATGGCTCAGATGGCGCTGCAGATCCGGCTGGTCATACCAAAG GATAATGGGACCTTCATTGTTCAGCCAAAGGCAACCAAAGCAGAAGGAGGATGTAAGGACCCCAAGGCCAACCTTACCCTTGTCTTCCCTGAGGGCTTCATCACCTTCATGTTCAACAAG AGCGCTGCAGACGACACCGTCTATGTTAACTCTCTGTCTTTCAGCCTTGTCTACCCTTTGAGCAAAACTG AAAACAAGTTCAATGGCTTCAACTCGTCAGTGAAGCTCTTCACCGCAAAGGTCGGACACTCCTACTCCTGCAAGAGCgagtctctgtacatggggaaAGGACTGTACCTGGATGTCACTCAGGACAGGATGCAGGCCTTCAATCTGACCAAGAGCAACGAGTTCGGCCTGC CTGACCCATGTCCTGCTGATCAGCCTGATTACCGTGTTGCCGTTGCGGTTGGAGTGACGTTGCTCGTGCTCATCGTCATCGTTGTGCTGGCTTACCTGCTAGGCCGCCGGAGGAGGACCGACGGCTACCAGACTctgtga
- the LOC117806976 gene encoding uncharacterized protein LOC117806976, translated as MAMADEDAVVEEGLSPALSPLVQVSFQRNVFRKQKYLEAEPKFLGVTQIGLSAYQIINSSVFLANELTQPDAEVAFFIACLLIVIAGSLAVAAQNLHLPTLRACLGMQIVACGASIFNMIFTLVNNEMQYSCWHYMYENTTMQMEEICHNIASIEYNYSSGGVLVNATLLAISAALAAYCCKVVNCCAPAPKMPVITVEAPPVPQ; from the exons ATGGCCatggcag ATGAAGATGCGGTGGTGGAGGAGGGACTCAGTCCTGCTTTGAGTCCTCTGGTCCAGGTGTCCTTTCAGAGAAACGTCTTCAGAAAGCAGAAATACCTGGAGGCGGAGCCCAAGTTCTTGGGG GTCACTCAGATCGGTTTGAGTGCTTATCAGATCATTAACTCGAGCGTGTTTCTTGCCAATGAGCTGACCCAACCAGACGCTGAAGTCGCCTTCTTCATCGCCTGCCTGCTC ATTGTCATTGCCGGGAGTTTGGCTGTAGCTGCACAGAACCTTCACCTGCCCACA CTCAGAGCGTGTCTGGGGATGCAGATTGTGGCGTGTGGAGCCTCCATCTTCAACATGATCTTCACGCTGGTCAACAATGAGATGCAGTACTCCTGCTGGCATTACATGTACGAAAACACCACGATGCAAATGGAAGAAATCTGCCATAACATCGCG agcataGAGTACAATTACTCCTCTGGAGGGGTGCTGGTTAATGCCACTCTGCTCGCCATCTCTGCAGCTCTGGCTGCTTACTGCTGCAAGGTGGTCAACTGCTGCGCTCCCGCTCCCAAGATG CCGGTGATCACCGTTGAAGCCCCTCCTGTTCCGCAGTGA